The following are encoded in a window of Mycobacterium decipiens genomic DNA:
- a CDS encoding DsbA family protein, translating to MRRLAWAVAVLCLAATVVGCSPSASTPSGSSAKPGDSLLTLPARMAPDGVAIEVGNANAPKTVLVYEDFQCPYCARFERVNGPELATRAAAGSIKVRYVIASLLDGMLGGESSARAANAVRASVEVGGFPAYHQWLFDHQPAEGSDGFTTEFLLSAAGSVPALNSPAFADAVRAASYQQWVTASQLAYTNAQQAHPDGVPTVLIGSIDANASLYDRRAFTTLLDR from the coding sequence ATGCGTCGATTGGCGTGGGCAGTGGCGGTGTTGTGCCTGGCTGCGACCGTGGTCGGCTGCTCGCCGTCGGCATCCACACCATCGGGATCATCGGCCAAACCCGGAGATAGCTTGCTCACTCTTCCCGCTCGGATGGCCCCCGATGGAGTGGCCATCGAGGTGGGCAACGCCAACGCGCCAAAGACCGTCCTGGTATACGAGGACTTCCAATGTCCTTATTGCGCCCGCTTCGAACGTGTCAATGGCCCGGAATTGGCGACACGGGCTGCCGCAGGCAGTATCAAGGTGCGGTATGTGATCGCGTCACTGTTGGACGGCATGCTTGGTGGCGAGAGTTCGGCGCGGGCCGCCAACGCCGTTCGTGCCTCCGTTGAGGTGGGTGGCTTCCCCGCCTACCACCAGTGGTTGTTCGATCACCAACCTGCTGAGGGTTCCGACGGGTTCACCACCGAGTTTCTGCTGAGCGCAGCCGGTTCCGTTCCCGCTCTGAACTCCCCGGCATTCGCCGATGCAGTGCGCGCGGCCAGCTACCAGCAATGGGTCACGGCGTCCCAGTTGGCTTACACGAACGCTCAGCAGGCGCACCCAGACGGCGTACCCACCGTGCTGATTGGCTCGATCGATGCTAATGCTTCGCTCTACGATAGGCGCGCATTCACCACGCTTCTCGATAGGTAG
- a CDS encoding HsdR family type I site-specific deoxyribonuclease, producing the protein MTGPYTEAGLVERPSLALLEQLGWTVVSGFQETFGPGGTLGRESMHDVVLTHRLRDALRDLNPLIPETIREEALTAIARDRSLMDRVRANREVYKLLRDGYRAEWTDEHGERRYATVQYVDFRVSTKNEWVAVPQMWFAGDLYRRRTDTVLFVNGIPLVLFEFKDPNRPVKAAYDENLTDYRDTIPQLFVPNGLIVLSNGRDAKVGATYASWEFFGDWTVIDAQSNRGGIALETAIRGTCTPHILLDLIENFVAYIERPGGLIKAVARSHQHHGVNAAIDNLYQVRGTGDKRLGVFWHTQGSGKSLSMLWFTQKVLRQIPGAWTFVIVTDRTELDLQLHGEFADAGAIPAEAKVHASSIAHLRELLSADHRYVFTLIHKFQPGKGEKSMPVLSDRSDVIVITDEAHRSQYDTLALNMRRALPNASFMGFTGTPLIVGEELTKQQFGDYVSTYNFRAAIEDGATVPLYYENRIPELQLVNEDFEEELESLLEAAELDEAAEGQLARRFGKQYTLLTRPERLRKIAQDLVTHFVGRGFTGKAMYVGLDKAAAVRMYDYVRAAWDEHLAELRTQHDALPELERPWLASRIKLMETTDMAVVVSQGQNEIAALDSVGLDIRPHRERMNRENLAERFKDAEDPLRLVFVCAMWITGFDAPSVSTIYLDRPMRNHTLMQTIARANRVFPDKDNGLIVDYVGVFRNLEKALAIYGAAHAESDIGSPIQDLDALFGELTSAIDNLVAFCAAQGVDLPALRDASGFEHIALRDAAVEALLVDEDVRTTFMASARQVRKLFKGLLPDPKAASLQQTVAAIRVVAERIADVTRPAKADISAVSDAVDALLDRSVGAEEYVIRAAAEGSEPDPLIDLSQIDFDALAAQFAGRKRAETDRLAELLKQRAASAATRNPTRYDLVQRIEDLIDEYNAGSVNIDEYLRRLIELSRTLTDEEQRAAREDLSEEELAIFDLLTKPDPVLTDDERAVVKSSAKRLLSHVHDKVVLDWRRKAATAADVKSTIRQVLDETLPADPYPFDLFNSKVQAVFDHLLSAYGDDGSTVYRGEHVQPVPSGVPVATLELPDLASMSDEVIELIRTNEEIAARVADELHRREAQLRTVEQLIENDEDFSVEFKSTARWDVRESRRNKAMEDAVVKTIAAFLNTDGGTLLIGVDNQRAVLGLDPDYDCVKPPNGDGFVNWLTTHLINALGHNPTTLVRARIVVHEGKEICRVDVGRYGAGAWAKTSKDERVFFVRVNNTTRVWPEDDVDAYLAGRQV; encoded by the coding sequence ATGACAGGGCCGTACACCGAAGCTGGTCTGGTGGAGCGGCCCAGCCTCGCCTTGCTTGAACAGCTTGGCTGGACTGTCGTTAGCGGATTCCAAGAAACCTTCGGCCCTGGAGGAACTTTGGGCCGCGAATCGATGCACGATGTCGTGCTTACGCATCGGCTCCGCGATGCCCTCCGTGACCTAAATCCGCTCATCCCCGAGACAATTCGCGAGGAAGCGCTAACCGCTATCGCGCGGGACCGGTCGCTGATGGACAGGGTGCGCGCGAATCGGGAAGTCTACAAGCTGTTGCGTGACGGTTACCGTGCCGAGTGGACGGACGAACACGGCGAGCGGCGGTACGCGACGGTGCAGTACGTCGACTTTCGTGTTTCGACGAAGAACGAGTGGGTCGCCGTTCCGCAAATGTGGTTCGCAGGCGACCTGTACCGTCGACGGACCGATACGGTGCTGTTCGTCAACGGCATCCCATTGGTGCTGTTTGAATTTAAGGACCCCAACCGCCCTGTGAAGGCGGCATACGACGAGAACCTCACCGACTACCGCGACACAATTCCACAGCTTTTCGTGCCAAACGGACTCATCGTTCTCTCCAACGGACGAGACGCGAAGGTTGGGGCTACCTACGCATCGTGGGAGTTCTTTGGTGACTGGACCGTTATCGACGCCCAGAGCAACCGCGGCGGCATCGCCTTGGAGACTGCGATCCGAGGCACCTGCACGCCGCACATCCTGCTGGACCTAATCGAGAACTTCGTCGCCTACATCGAAAGGCCGGGCGGCCTGATCAAGGCGGTCGCTCGTAGCCATCAGCACCACGGTGTCAATGCCGCGATCGACAACCTTTACCAGGTGCGTGGGACAGGTGACAAGCGGCTCGGCGTCTTTTGGCACACGCAGGGTTCAGGCAAGTCGCTCTCGATGTTGTGGTTCACGCAGAAGGTCCTGCGGCAGATTCCGGGCGCGTGGACCTTTGTGATTGTCACAGACCGCACAGAACTCGACCTTCAGTTGCATGGCGAGTTCGCCGACGCCGGCGCGATACCTGCGGAAGCCAAGGTCCACGCCTCCTCCATCGCCCACCTGCGCGAGTTACTCTCCGCAGACCACCGCTATGTCTTCACGCTGATCCACAAGTTTCAACCGGGCAAGGGCGAGAAGTCGATGCCGGTGCTGTCGGACCGATCTGACGTCATAGTCATCACCGACGAAGCACACCGAAGCCAATACGACACTCTCGCACTGAATATGCGACGCGCGTTGCCAAATGCTTCCTTCATGGGCTTCACCGGAACCCCGCTGATCGTCGGTGAGGAGCTCACCAAGCAGCAGTTCGGCGATTACGTCAGTACATACAACTTCCGCGCCGCCATCGAAGACGGAGCGACAGTTCCGCTCTACTACGAGAACCGAATACCAGAGCTGCAGCTCGTCAATGAGGATTTCGAGGAAGAACTCGAGAGTCTCTTGGAGGCGGCAGAACTCGACGAGGCAGCAGAAGGCCAGCTCGCTCGGCGATTCGGCAAGCAGTACACCCTGCTGACCCGTCCAGAACGGCTCCGCAAGATTGCGCAAGACCTCGTCACGCATTTTGTAGGACGTGGTTTCACGGGCAAGGCGATGTACGTCGGACTGGATAAAGCCGCCGCAGTTCGCATGTACGACTACGTACGTGCGGCATGGGATGAGCACCTTGCAGAATTGCGGACGCAGCACGACGCCCTCCCTGAGCTCGAAAGGCCCTGGCTGGCAAGTCGAATCAAACTAATGGAGACGACGGATATGGCAGTTGTCGTCTCCCAGGGCCAGAACGAAATAGCCGCACTCGACAGCGTCGGCTTGGACATCCGTCCGCACCGCGAGCGGATGAACCGCGAGAATCTGGCCGAGAGGTTCAAGGATGCCGAAGATCCATTGCGGTTGGTCTTCGTATGCGCGATGTGGATAACCGGGTTCGACGCTCCCAGCGTGTCGACGATCTATCTCGACCGGCCAATGCGCAACCACACCTTGATGCAGACGATCGCGCGTGCAAACCGGGTGTTCCCGGACAAGGACAACGGCCTGATCGTCGACTACGTCGGCGTGTTCCGAAACCTTGAGAAGGCCTTGGCGATCTACGGCGCCGCGCACGCCGAGAGCGACATTGGGTCGCCGATCCAGGATCTTGATGCGCTGTTTGGCGAGCTGACCTCCGCGATCGACAACCTCGTAGCCTTCTGCGCCGCCCAAGGCGTTGATCTTCCGGCACTTCGTGATGCCTCGGGATTCGAACACATCGCATTGCGTGATGCCGCGGTGGAAGCGCTGTTGGTCGATGAGGATGTGCGCACAACGTTCATGGCCAGCGCACGGCAAGTACGCAAGCTCTTCAAGGGACTACTCCCCGATCCCAAAGCTGCCTCCCTCCAGCAGACTGTGGCTGCAATCCGGGTTGTCGCCGAGCGGATCGCCGATGTAACCCGGCCAGCGAAGGCCGACATATCCGCCGTGTCAGATGCTGTGGACGCACTGCTTGACCGGTCCGTCGGTGCTGAGGAGTACGTCATCCGAGCTGCCGCAGAAGGCAGCGAGCCAGATCCTCTCATCGACCTATCGCAAATCGACTTCGACGCTCTGGCAGCCCAATTCGCTGGACGTAAACGCGCCGAGACCGACCGGCTTGCTGAGTTACTGAAACAGCGGGCAGCATCTGCGGCGACGCGCAACCCGACCCGTTACGACCTCGTTCAGCGGATCGAGGATCTAATCGATGAGTACAACGCCGGCAGCGTCAACATCGATGAGTACCTGCGGCGATTGATCGAGCTTTCTCGCACTCTCACTGATGAGGAGCAACGCGCTGCACGTGAGGACTTGAGCGAAGAAGAGCTGGCCATTTTCGACCTGCTCACCAAGCCTGATCCAGTGCTCACAGACGATGAGCGTGCCGTCGTGAAGTCCAGCGCCAAGCGGCTGCTCTCGCACGTCCATGACAAGGTCGTGCTGGATTGGCGTCGGAAAGCTGCGACAGCCGCTGACGTGAAATCGACTATCCGACAAGTACTGGACGAGACTTTGCCGGCGGACCCATACCCGTTCGATCTGTTCAACTCCAAAGTTCAGGCAGTGTTTGACCACCTCTTGAGCGCGTACGGCGATGACGGATCAACGGTGTACCGCGGGGAACATGTGCAGCCTGTGCCCTCTGGTGTGCCGGTGGCCACCCTTGAGCTGCCGGACTTGGCGAGTATGAGCGATGAAGTGATCGAGCTGATCCGCACCAACGAAGAGATCGCAGCACGCGTTGCGGACGAACTCCACCGGAGAGAAGCGCAGCTACGCACTGTCGAGCAACTGATCGAGAATGATGAGGATTTCTCGGTTGAGTTCAAGTCCACGGCCAGGTGGGATGTTCGGGAAAGCCGAAGGAACAAGGCGATGGAAGACGCAGTGGTCAAGACCATCGCAGCGTTCCTCAACACAGATGGCGGAACCCTCCTGATCGGTGTCGACAACCAGCGTGCGGTCCTCGGGCTCGATCCTGATTATGACTGCGTGAAACCGCCCAATGGCGATGGTTTCGTGAACTGGCTAACCACGCACTTGATCAACGCACTCGGTCACAACCCGACGACTCTGGTGCGGGCCAGAATCGTTGTGCACGAAGGGAAAGAGATATGCCGTGTCGATGTTGGTCGCTACGGTGCTGGGGCGTGGGCGAAAACGAGCAAGGACGAAAGGGTCTTCTTCGTACGCGTGAACAACACGACCCGAGTCTGGCCTGAGGATGATGTCGACGCATACCTCGCGGGGCGGCAAGTTTGA
- a CDS encoding type II toxin-antitoxin system PemK/MazF family toxin yields the protein MGRPGLIWRGEVHYVDLGQPVGHEPAFRRPAVAVSVNIRNNGPGALVVVVPITTASYGLPSHVELEPEGGGLDQVAYARCDQLRVVSIERLSFRHSMIAPDQCAPLTKHCALSAIYDRSATRSCILKRAVDQST from the coding sequence GTGGGACGCCCTGGCTTGATCTGGCGAGGGGAGGTCCACTACGTCGACCTCGGCCAGCCGGTCGGCCACGAGCCGGCCTTTCGACGCCCAGCGGTCGCGGTGTCAGTCAACATTCGCAACAACGGACCGGGCGCGCTGGTGGTCGTTGTCCCGATCACGACCGCCAGTTACGGGCTGCCAAGCCATGTCGAACTGGAACCAGAGGGCGGCGGGCTAGACCAAGTCGCCTACGCTCGCTGCGATCAACTGCGAGTGGTCTCCATCGAACGACTGTCATTTCGCCATAGCATGATCGCCCCAGACCAATGCGCGCCATTGACCAAGCACTGCGCTTTGTCCGCGATCTATGATCGCTCGGCTACCCGCTCGTGCATCCTCAAACGGGCGGTGGACCAGTCAACGTGA
- a CDS encoding PHP domain-containing protein → MTSWARFWAVDFHVHTPGSQDAKDEHYGAPEDIVAAAIAAKLDAIVITDHNTVSWCKDIADAANGTPLVVLPGVEISTTEGHLLAVWEQGTDPSLIEEVLVKLNIGQADRGKLDIAADVGFSHAAAKVAASGGVAIPAHIEKDKGLMRLTVKAHVKEILLDAAISAVEVVHLDTIEDVRNSLAEQRNLAFVRGSDTWNKDQSCHALSGIGARRTWIKASRPDLVGIRHALADPALRISLEEPPAPASYPCIEDIDFIGGFLGGQRIELSPDLNCLLGGTGAGKSLILEAARFALNQQVDADAFPNIRREIDSRMAKALMNNSMVVLHVTCDGKRYRIERTFNTGGTPAARVLQQTGTDWAEVDVDPAALCPIAAFSQGEILEYSREPVGRMTLVDASIDLDEVNVSISSGIGGLQANARKLIAARRRVQKLESEAAQEAELAEQVRQLTDLFKTETVKEQSGWTNEQTSLRRAMKSVDDIELPDFDLPDVEISESVAANAGIFAEVSSALGRLHQRVGAGRKEIGEALAEASGALARIQGEWTTRFEGFKRRLDEELEKIDPEASLTSLRASLEQLQSKLTQAQASKTELDERALPELDRLQREREELIEALHDVRRKRREMRRARVVELNTKAAGFVKLDIPSQGDESDFRNALDRIKVGSRVRDDFLNQLALRTHPLKFARCMWTQDLSALVDTEHGIDMASLAKLLTNIDERNLWEDLLELQSIDRPDVLTIKFKKPDDDAYTAIEELAHGQRCTAILVILLADGNTPVLVDQPEDALHAPWIEEYLVDRLRSLRGSRQYLFATRSPGIVVSGDAEQIVTMKATAGHGEVEAVGSLERYELNALALEHLEGGRIPFSRRTLKLKVSVDPPAP, encoded by the coding sequence ATGACTAGTTGGGCGCGCTTCTGGGCCGTTGACTTTCACGTCCACACACCGGGTTCACAGGATGCAAAAGACGAACACTACGGAGCGCCGGAGGACATCGTCGCTGCCGCCATCGCAGCCAAGCTCGACGCCATCGTCATCACGGATCACAACACGGTCTCGTGGTGCAAAGACATCGCCGACGCCGCCAATGGCACGCCGTTGGTCGTTCTGCCCGGTGTCGAAATCAGCACTACCGAGGGGCATCTCCTCGCTGTCTGGGAGCAGGGAACGGACCCGAGCCTGATCGAGGAGGTGCTCGTCAAGCTCAATATCGGCCAGGCCGACCGAGGCAAGCTGGACATCGCGGCCGATGTCGGCTTTTCTCACGCGGCGGCGAAGGTGGCCGCCTCCGGCGGAGTGGCCATCCCAGCTCATATCGAGAAAGACAAGGGCCTGATGCGGCTCACCGTCAAGGCCCACGTAAAGGAGATACTGCTCGACGCCGCCATCAGCGCAGTCGAGGTGGTCCATCTCGACACGATCGAAGACGTGCGAAACAGCCTTGCCGAGCAGCGGAATCTGGCCTTCGTCCGCGGATCGGACACATGGAACAAGGACCAGAGTTGTCACGCGCTGTCCGGCATCGGTGCGCGTCGCACATGGATCAAAGCCAGTCGCCCAGACCTCGTCGGCATCCGCCACGCATTGGCCGACCCGGCACTGCGAATCTCCTTGGAGGAGCCGCCCGCGCCAGCCTCGTACCCGTGCATCGAAGACATCGATTTCATTGGCGGGTTCCTTGGCGGACAACGGATCGAACTCTCTCCGGATCTGAACTGTCTGCTGGGCGGGACAGGCGCGGGCAAGTCGCTGATTCTGGAGGCGGCACGGTTCGCTCTGAACCAGCAAGTGGACGCCGACGCATTCCCCAATATTCGCCGCGAGATCGACTCTCGCATGGCCAAGGCGCTCATGAACAACAGCATGGTCGTGCTGCACGTGACGTGTGACGGCAAGCGCTACCGGATCGAGCGCACCTTCAACACCGGTGGAACGCCCGCTGCCCGAGTGCTTCAGCAGACCGGAACCGATTGGGCCGAAGTCGATGTCGACCCCGCAGCCCTTTGTCCAATCGCGGCATTTTCCCAAGGGGAGATTCTCGAGTACTCAAGAGAGCCGGTCGGTCGCATGACCCTTGTCGATGCGTCAATCGATCTCGATGAAGTCAACGTGTCGATCAGCTCGGGTATCGGCGGCCTGCAGGCCAACGCCCGCAAACTGATCGCCGCACGACGCCGTGTCCAGAAGCTGGAGTCCGAGGCCGCTCAGGAGGCCGAGCTCGCCGAGCAGGTACGTCAACTCACCGACCTGTTCAAGACCGAGACCGTCAAGGAGCAGTCGGGGTGGACCAACGAGCAAACGAGCCTGCGTCGAGCCATGAAGAGTGTCGATGACATTGAACTTCCCGATTTCGACCTGCCCGACGTCGAGATCAGTGAGTCGGTCGCTGCAAACGCAGGCATCTTCGCCGAGGTCAGCTCTGCACTTGGACGCCTCCACCAGCGGGTCGGCGCGGGGAGGAAGGAGATCGGCGAGGCACTCGCAGAGGCTTCCGGCGCGCTGGCGCGGATCCAGGGCGAGTGGACTACTCGGTTTGAGGGATTCAAACGACGCCTCGACGAGGAGCTCGAGAAGATCGACCCTGAGGCCTCGCTGACGTCATTGCGCGCAAGCCTTGAGCAGCTGCAGTCGAAGCTGACCCAGGCCCAGGCATCGAAAACCGAACTTGACGAACGGGCACTGCCCGAACTGGACAGGCTGCAACGCGAACGTGAGGAACTCATCGAGGCTCTCCATGATGTGCGGCGCAAGCGTCGTGAAATGCGCCGCGCGCGAGTGGTGGAACTCAATACCAAGGCTGCCGGTTTCGTCAAGCTGGACATTCCCAGTCAAGGCGATGAGTCCGATTTCCGCAATGCACTTGACAGGATCAAAGTTGGATCACGCGTGAGGGACGACTTCTTGAATCAGCTTGCGTTGCGGACGCATCCGCTGAAATTTGCCCGGTGCATGTGGACGCAGGACCTCTCAGCCCTCGTGGATACAGAGCACGGAATCGACATGGCCAGTCTCGCCAAACTGCTGACCAACATAGATGAACGCAACCTCTGGGAAGATCTCTTGGAGCTGCAGTCGATCGACCGTCCGGATGTGCTCACCATCAAGTTCAAGAAGCCGGACGACGACGCTTACACCGCGATCGAAGAACTTGCCCACGGCCAGAGATGCACCGCGATTCTGGTGATCTTGCTCGCCGACGGCAACACACCGGTCCTGGTTGACCAACCGGAGGACGCGCTACACGCGCCGTGGATCGAGGAGTACCTCGTCGACCGGCTGCGGTCGTTGCGCGGTAGTCGGCAGTATCTCTTTGCCACGCGCAGTCCCGGCATCGTAGTCAGCGGCGACGCTGAGCAGATCGTCACGATGAAGGCAACTGCAGGGCACGGCGAAGTCGAAGCTGTGGGCTCACTCGAGCGTTACGAACTCAACGCTTTGGCGCTGGAACATCTCGAAGGAGGGCGAATTCCGTTCAGCCGACGTACCTTGAAGCTGAAGGTCTCGGTCGACCCCCCGGCACCGTAG
- a CDS encoding type II toxin-antitoxin system Phd/YefM family antitoxin, whose translation MNTVSVRDLRNNGGEVLRRVEHGERIVVTRDGVPVAELRPLPRSSASPTELIRRRKNLPRVNPDALRRDIDNLIDPSL comes from the coding sequence GTGAACACAGTGAGTGTGCGCGATCTACGCAACAACGGGGGAGAAGTACTCCGCCGCGTTGAGCACGGCGAGCGGATCGTGGTTACACGCGACGGTGTACCTGTGGCCGAACTGCGCCCCTTGCCCCGTTCCAGCGCCAGCCCGACTGAACTGATTCGTCGCCGCAAGAATCTCCCGCGAGTGAACCCAGATGCCCTCCGCCGCGACATCGACAATCTGATCGATCCGTCGCTGTGA
- a CDS encoding type II toxin-antitoxin system VapC family toxin, which yields MTEASRRGMLDTSTVILLGEISEPAELPDESVISAITLAELSVGPHVAHDDAERSARQQHLQQAETDFDVVPFDGDCGRAFGGVAAALRASGRKPAARAYDALIAASAIARGVPLYTCNPDDFAGIPRLELRPVTHPHHQ from the coding sequence GTGACCGAGGCTTCGAGACGGGGAATGCTGGACACCTCCACAGTGATTCTCCTCGGCGAGATATCCGAACCGGCCGAACTGCCCGACGAATCGGTGATTAGTGCGATCACGCTGGCGGAGTTGTCCGTAGGCCCGCATGTCGCACACGATGATGCTGAGCGCAGCGCACGTCAGCAGCACCTGCAGCAGGCTGAGACTGACTTTGACGTCGTTCCGTTCGACGGCGATTGCGGGCGGGCATTTGGCGGCGTTGCCGCGGCACTGCGGGCATCGGGGCGCAAGCCCGCCGCGCGTGCGTACGACGCACTTATTGCGGCGAGCGCGATCGCGCGTGGTGTTCCGCTCTACACCTGTAATCCAGACGACTTCGCCGGTATCCCGCGGCTGGAACTTCGACCGGTCACTCACCCGCACCATCAATAG
- a CDS encoding cellulose-binding domain-containing protein, translating to MAGLNNCVKRWRTALHVAVSALMAAILGLATTPVAHAAAATATLSVTSTWQTGFIAHFTITNSSIVPLTDWKLEFDLPVGESVLHTWNSTLTQSGTHYVLTPANWNRIIAPGGSATGGLRGVLSGTYSPPSNCVLNGQYFCT from the coding sequence ATGGCCGGACTGAATAATTGCGTGAAGCGCTGGCGCACAGCGCTTCACGTAGCCGTGTCGGCATTGATGGCTGCCATCCTCGGACTTGCCACCACCCCCGTAGCTCATGCGGCTGCGGCCACGGCGACGTTGTCGGTGACATCGACGTGGCAGACCGGTTTCATCGCCCACTTCACCATCACCAACTCGAGCATAGTGCCGCTAACCGACTGGAAGCTTGAATTCGACTTGCCGGTAGGAGAATCCGTCTTACATACGTGGAATAGCACCCTCACCCAATCTGGCACGCACTACGTTCTCACCCCCGCGAATTGGAACCGCATCATTGCACCCGGCGGTTCAGCCACAGGTGGCCTAAGAGGCGTGCTGTCCGGTACTTACTCGCCACCATCGAATTGTGTGCTCAACGGGCAATATTTTTGCACCTAG
- a CDS encoding TIGR00366 family protein, with amino-acid sequence MQYVTTLCVRYVERFMPDPYLFAVVLTLIVVGLCALLVKGATPQGMLKAWYGGVWGAQNIFTFAFQMVLILVTGYMLAEAPILKRAIIRIASKPKNQVQGALLCFGVSAVFSLLNWGLGLVAGALVARQVAKRRAGAHFGYLIAAAFMGFIVWTQGLSSSIALANTDTDSPINVIHKMTGTNVPLKLTIFQPYSWVSAIVVLLLLAIAIWRVEPKESLEPDPAVFEEEVAPATGDSDQPDRRRTFAEWLEDLWILNVLVFVAGITYFWLSGFVLHISSMIMLLTVTSALLHRTPIRFIHAFSGAAKVSGPLLLQYPLYGGIIGLLGYLPEPSGKALQTVLAEALVTGANQYTLPFLTFIGSVIISLFVPSGGGHWAVQGPVAVDSALALGQRSPAYLGLISMSVAVGEGVANMIQPFWLLPLLAIAKLNVRQVMGFTIIAFLIGLVVSSAAVLIAPQVL; translated from the coding sequence ATGCAGTACGTCACTACGCTGTGTGTGCGGTACGTCGAACGCTTCATGCCGGATCCGTACCTGTTCGCGGTCGTGCTGACCCTTATCGTCGTCGGACTGTGCGCGCTGCTCGTCAAGGGTGCGACGCCTCAAGGCATGCTCAAGGCGTGGTACGGCGGAGTGTGGGGGGCGCAGAATATCTTCACCTTCGCGTTTCAGATGGTGCTGATTCTCGTGACCGGTTACATGCTCGCCGAGGCGCCGATCCTGAAGCGGGCCATCATTCGCATCGCCAGCAAGCCAAAGAACCAGGTTCAGGGAGCTCTGCTGTGTTTCGGTGTGAGCGCCGTCTTTTCGTTGCTGAACTGGGGACTCGGACTGGTGGCGGGTGCCCTGGTCGCTCGCCAGGTCGCGAAAAGGCGTGCGGGCGCCCATTTCGGCTACCTCATCGCCGCGGCGTTCATGGGCTTTATCGTTTGGACGCAGGGCCTGTCGTCGTCAATCGCGCTCGCGAACACCGACACGGACAGCCCAATCAACGTGATACACAAGATGACTGGCACGAACGTGCCGCTGAAGCTGACGATCTTCCAGCCATACAGCTGGGTGTCCGCGATCGTGGTGCTGTTGCTGCTCGCCATCGCGATCTGGCGGGTGGAGCCGAAGGAGAGCCTCGAACCCGACCCCGCCGTGTTCGAGGAGGAGGTAGCGCCCGCGACGGGCGATTCCGACCAACCTGATCGGAGGCGAACATTTGCTGAGTGGCTGGAAGACCTGTGGATCCTCAATGTCTTGGTGTTTGTCGCGGGGATAACGTACTTCTGGCTCAGTGGCTTTGTGCTGCACATCTCCTCGATGATCATGTTGCTCACCGTCACGAGTGCGTTGCTACACCGCACACCGATTCGCTTCATTCACGCATTCTCCGGGGCGGCGAAGGTGTCCGGTCCGTTGCTGCTGCAGTACCCGCTCTACGGCGGCATCATCGGGCTGCTGGGTTACCTGCCCGAGCCGTCGGGCAAGGCGCTGCAGACAGTGCTCGCCGAGGCGCTCGTGACGGGCGCGAACCAGTACACCCTCCCGTTCCTGACCTTCATCGGTTCGGTCATCATCTCGTTGTTTGTGCCATCCGGCGGCGGGCACTGGGCCGTGCAGGGGCCGGTCGCGGTTGACTCCGCGCTAGCCCTTGGCCAGCGCTCGCCGGCCTACCTCGGACTGATTTCGATGTCGGTAGCGGTGGGCGAGGGGGTCGCGAACATGATTCAGCCGTTCTGGTTGCTGCCACTGCTCGCCATCGCGAAGCTGAATGTCCGCCAGGTGATGGGCTTTACTATCATCGCCTTCCTGATCGGCCTGGTCGTGTCGAGTGCTGCGGTTCTCATTGCCCCGCAAGTGTTATAG